A genomic window from Anthocerotibacter panamensis C109 includes:
- a CDS encoding dockerin type I domain-containing protein, giving the protein MDLKPVLLLAVTSLGLMVPVWATPGDITNDGKIDQADLKQLEAFLQGNLLLDDSATQAADYDGDGRVTRRDATALKRHLEGNTAALPRDTPPQATIGLDANNSGRVTDQRTGRPLAGVVVEVPGEDIRVTTDGEGRFTLPRAIPPGRIVTVNAPNYTPFSLTTTTTQNPGAGVDFRLEPLNARTVVLDNRVRHLGDNDYDRTSANASEFRLTSEGGEIRRSFDLTFLPDQEPYLRIGSLIGVDTVDSVRAGQSKLPAYAVFDGSGNAAFRVYLNGSLVKRITLNGDNLVIALPRRLLRVGSNEVVLATGSSSAIVRPNNALSNLFSTPEGGTFYDDIEFANVILVIPGREERDFFRSGP; this is encoded by the coding sequence ATGGACCTCAAGCCTGTGCTCCTGCTTGCCGTAACCAGTCTGGGCCTGATGGTACCGGTCTGGGCTACCCCCGGTGATATCACAAATGACGGCAAAATCGACCAAGCGGACCTGAAGCAGCTCGAAGCTTTCCTCCAAGGAAATCTTCTGCTAGATGACAGTGCAACTCAGGCGGCGGACTACGACGGAGATGGCCGCGTCACCCGCAGAGATGCCACTGCGCTCAAGCGCCACCTAGAAGGAAACACCGCCGCGCTCCCGCGCGACACTCCCCCCCAAGCGACGATTGGCTTGGACGCCAACAACAGCGGGCGAGTCACAGACCAACGGACAGGACGCCCTCTGGCTGGTGTGGTCGTCGAGGTTCCTGGAGAGGATATTCGCGTCACCACCGATGGCGAGGGCCGCTTCACCTTACCACGGGCCATCCCCCCCGGACGGATCGTCACCGTCAACGCCCCCAACTATACGCCCTTCTCCCTCACCACCACGACTACGCAGAATCCCGGGGCAGGCGTAGACTTCAGGCTAGAACCGCTCAATGCGCGGACAGTTGTACTCGACAATCGGGTCCGGCATTTAGGAGACAACGACTATGACCGGACCTCCGCCAATGCGAGCGAGTTTCGTCTGACCTCCGAGGGGGGCGAAATCCGCCGCTCTTTTGATCTCACGTTCTTGCCGGACCAGGAGCCCTACCTGCGTATCGGTTCTCTCATTGGGGTAGACACAGTGGACTCCGTGCGAGCCGGTCAATCTAAACTTCCGGCCTATGCTGTCTTTGATGGCTCAGGAAACGCTGCTTTCCGGGTATACCTCAATGGGTCACTGGTCAAGCGGATCACCCTCAATGGCGATAATCTGGTCATTGCGCTCCCCCGACGGTTGCTGCGGGTGGGCAGCAACGAAGTGGTGTTAGCCACGGGCAGTTCCAGTGCGATTGTCCGGCCCAACAATGCCTTGAGTAATTTGTTCAGCACCCCGGAAGGTGGCACGTTCTATGACGATATAGAGTTTGCCAATGTTATTCTGGTTATTCCGGGGCGCGAGGAGCGGGATTTTTTCCGTTCCGGGCCATGA